The following proteins are encoded in a genomic region of Heliangelus exortis chromosome 7, bHelExo1.hap1, whole genome shotgun sequence:
- the MARCHF8 gene encoding E3 ubiquitin-protein ligase MARCHF8 isoform X1 has translation MNMPLHQISVIPAQDVTSSRVSSSKTKERDEQNEKALGHSMSRSSNISKAGSPTSISAPHSFSRTSVTPSNQDICSSSAVFSECCHHSPVQSAVVLKNPHCQTPLTQEVIVTIISQDTLHAAKRSSHGQDWGQALRSHKNGKPTRTLKFSKSLNDMDQKAQSTREGFHYVERTCSESKLAPTQEQCLRINKFHLKERKPLNLRPFSNSKHSYIPSLSNYSSASGAAENSSTVHIPLLEDKVDHDTSRSKKLLRYLFSFSHTSSTSSLHKFHELESYSSHFQAEKSSSMLVESTDFYSDDMGDDDVFEDSTSVKLKTNEQRAPLCSVEKDSDLDCPSPLSEKLPPLSPVSTSGDTCRICHCEGDDESPLITPCHCTGSLHFVHQACLQQWIKSSDTRCCELCKYEFIMETKLKPLRKWEKLQMTASERRKIMCSVTFHIIAITCVVWSLYVLIDRTAEEIKQGQTTGILEWPFWTKLVVVAIGFTGGLLFMYVQCKVYVQLWKRLKAYNRVIYVQNCPETSKKSIFEKPALTEPNFESKEMLGVHHSDTNSSHYTEPEDCAAEILHV, from the exons GCTGGAAGTCCAACCTCTATCTCTGCCCCTCACAGCTTCTCTCGGACTTCTGTTACACCATCCAACCAGGACATCTGCAG TTCCAGTGCAGTGTTTTCTGAGTGTTGTCATCACAGTCCAGTACAGTCTGCTGTTGTCTTGAAAAATCCTCACTGCCAGACCCCTCTGACACAAGAGGTCATTGTGACAATAATCAGTCAGGACACGTTACATGCAGCAAAGAGGAGCTCCCATGGGCAGGACTGGGGCCAGGCACTCAGGTCTCATAAGAATGGAAAGCCCACCCGCACTCTGAAATTCTCCAAGTCCCTCAACGACATGGACCAGAAGGCACAGAGCACCCGTGAGGGCTTTCACTATGTGGAGAGAACATGCTCGGAAAGCAAATTGGCCCCGACTCAAGAGCAGTGTTTAAGGATTAACAAATTTCATCTTAAAGAAAGGAAACCGCTGAATCTCAGGCCTTTTAGCAATTCTAAGCACTCCTATATCCCTTCCCTTTCCAACTACTCGAGTGcatcaggagcagcagagaacagcagcaCTGTACATATCCCCTTGCTGGAGGACAAAGTGGACCATGACACCTCAAGGAGCAAAAAACTGTTGCgttaccttttttccttctcccacacctccagcaccagcagcctgcATAAGTTTCATGAACTGGAGAGCTATTCCAGTCACTTCCAAGCTGAGAAATCCTCCAGCATGCTGGTGGAAAGCACAGACTTCTACTCTGATGATATGGGAGATGATGACGTCTTTGAGGACAGCACCTCAGTGAAATTGAAAACAAATGAGCAGCGGGCACCACTCTGTTCAGTTGAGAAGGATAGTGACCTTGACTGCCCTTCCCCCCTCTCAGAAAAATTGCCCCCTCTCTCCCCTGTGTCCACATCGGGGGATACCTGCAG GATATGTCACTGTGAAGGAGATGATGAGAGCCCTTTGATTACCCCCTGCCACTGCACGGGAAGTCTTCATTTTGTgcaccaagcctgcctgcaGCAGTGGATCAAGAGCTCAGACACACGATGCTGTGAACTCTGCAAATATGAGTTCATCATGGAGACAAAACTGAAGCCTTTGCGAAAG TGGGAAAAGCTGCAGATGACAGCCAGTGAGAGGAGGAAGATCATGTGCTCTGTAACATTCCATATCATTGCCATCACCTGCGTTGTGTGGTCTCTCTATGTCCTGATAGATAGGACTGCTGAAGAGATTAAACAGGGACAGACTACTG GGATTCTAGAGTGGCCATTTTGGACTAAGCTGGTGGTTGTGGCTATTGGTTTCACTGGAGGACTTCTGTTCATGTATGTACAATGCAAAGTGTATGTACAGCTGTGGAAGAGACTTAAGGCTTATAACCGAGTAATATATGTACAGAACTGTCCAGAAACTAGCAAAAAGAGTATTTTTGAAAAACCTGCACTAACGGAGCCAAACTTTGAAAGTAAAGAAATGCTTGGAGTTCACCACTCAGACACAAACTCCTCACATTACACGGAGCCAGAAGACTGTGCTGCAGAAATCCTTCACGTCTGA
- the MARCHF8 gene encoding E3 ubiquitin-protein ligase MARCHF8 isoform X2 has translation MNMPLHQISVIPAQDVTSSRVSSSKTKERDEQAGSPTSISAPHSFSRTSVTPSNQDICSSSAVFSECCHHSPVQSAVVLKNPHCQTPLTQEVIVTIISQDTLHAAKRSSHGQDWGQALRSHKNGKPTRTLKFSKSLNDMDQKAQSTREGFHYVERTCSESKLAPTQEQCLRINKFHLKERKPLNLRPFSNSKHSYIPSLSNYSSASGAAENSSTVHIPLLEDKVDHDTSRSKKLLRYLFSFSHTSSTSSLHKFHELESYSSHFQAEKSSSMLVESTDFYSDDMGDDDVFEDSTSVKLKTNEQRAPLCSVEKDSDLDCPSPLSEKLPPLSPVSTSGDTCRICHCEGDDESPLITPCHCTGSLHFVHQACLQQWIKSSDTRCCELCKYEFIMETKLKPLRKWEKLQMTASERRKIMCSVTFHIIAITCVVWSLYVLIDRTAEEIKQGQTTGILEWPFWTKLVVVAIGFTGGLLFMYVQCKVYVQLWKRLKAYNRVIYVQNCPETSKKSIFEKPALTEPNFESKEMLGVHHSDTNSSHYTEPEDCAAEILHV, from the exons GCTGGAAGTCCAACCTCTATCTCTGCCCCTCACAGCTTCTCTCGGACTTCTGTTACACCATCCAACCAGGACATCTGCAG TTCCAGTGCAGTGTTTTCTGAGTGTTGTCATCACAGTCCAGTACAGTCTGCTGTTGTCTTGAAAAATCCTCACTGCCAGACCCCTCTGACACAAGAGGTCATTGTGACAATAATCAGTCAGGACACGTTACATGCAGCAAAGAGGAGCTCCCATGGGCAGGACTGGGGCCAGGCACTCAGGTCTCATAAGAATGGAAAGCCCACCCGCACTCTGAAATTCTCCAAGTCCCTCAACGACATGGACCAGAAGGCACAGAGCACCCGTGAGGGCTTTCACTATGTGGAGAGAACATGCTCGGAAAGCAAATTGGCCCCGACTCAAGAGCAGTGTTTAAGGATTAACAAATTTCATCTTAAAGAAAGGAAACCGCTGAATCTCAGGCCTTTTAGCAATTCTAAGCACTCCTATATCCCTTCCCTTTCCAACTACTCGAGTGcatcaggagcagcagagaacagcagcaCTGTACATATCCCCTTGCTGGAGGACAAAGTGGACCATGACACCTCAAGGAGCAAAAAACTGTTGCgttaccttttttccttctcccacacctccagcaccagcagcctgcATAAGTTTCATGAACTGGAGAGCTATTCCAGTCACTTCCAAGCTGAGAAATCCTCCAGCATGCTGGTGGAAAGCACAGACTTCTACTCTGATGATATGGGAGATGATGACGTCTTTGAGGACAGCACCTCAGTGAAATTGAAAACAAATGAGCAGCGGGCACCACTCTGTTCAGTTGAGAAGGATAGTGACCTTGACTGCCCTTCCCCCCTCTCAGAAAAATTGCCCCCTCTCTCCCCTGTGTCCACATCGGGGGATACCTGCAG GATATGTCACTGTGAAGGAGATGATGAGAGCCCTTTGATTACCCCCTGCCACTGCACGGGAAGTCTTCATTTTGTgcaccaagcctgcctgcaGCAGTGGATCAAGAGCTCAGACACACGATGCTGTGAACTCTGCAAATATGAGTTCATCATGGAGACAAAACTGAAGCCTTTGCGAAAG TGGGAAAAGCTGCAGATGACAGCCAGTGAGAGGAGGAAGATCATGTGCTCTGTAACATTCCATATCATTGCCATCACCTGCGTTGTGTGGTCTCTCTATGTCCTGATAGATAGGACTGCTGAAGAGATTAAACAGGGACAGACTACTG GGATTCTAGAGTGGCCATTTTGGACTAAGCTGGTGGTTGTGGCTATTGGTTTCACTGGAGGACTTCTGTTCATGTATGTACAATGCAAAGTGTATGTACAGCTGTGGAAGAGACTTAAGGCTTATAACCGAGTAATATATGTACAGAACTGTCCAGAAACTAGCAAAAAGAGTATTTTTGAAAAACCTGCACTAACGGAGCCAAACTTTGAAAGTAAAGAAATGCTTGGAGTTCACCACTCAGACACAAACTCCTCACATTACACGGAGCCAGAAGACTGTGCTGCAGAAATCCTTCACGTCTGA
- the MARCHF8 gene encoding E3 ubiquitin-protein ligase MARCHF8 isoform X3 has product MAPTSRNEKALGHSMSRSSNISKAGSPTSISAPHSFSRTSVTPSNQDICSSSAVFSECCHHSPVQSAVVLKNPHCQTPLTQEVIVTIISQDTLHAAKRSSHGQDWGQALRSHKNGKPTRTLKFSKSLNDMDQKAQSTREGFHYVERTCSESKLAPTQEQCLRINKFHLKERKPLNLRPFSNSKHSYIPSLSNYSSASGAAENSSTVHIPLLEDKVDHDTSRSKKLLRYLFSFSHTSSTSSLHKFHELESYSSHFQAEKSSSMLVESTDFYSDDMGDDDVFEDSTSVKLKTNEQRAPLCSVEKDSDLDCPSPLSEKLPPLSPVSTSGDTCRICHCEGDDESPLITPCHCTGSLHFVHQACLQQWIKSSDTRCCELCKYEFIMETKLKPLRKWEKLQMTASERRKIMCSVTFHIIAITCVVWSLYVLIDRTAEEIKQGQTTGILEWPFWTKLVVVAIGFTGGLLFMYVQCKVYVQLWKRLKAYNRVIYVQNCPETSKKSIFEKPALTEPNFESKEMLGVHHSDTNSSHYTEPEDCAAEILHV; this is encoded by the exons GCTGGAAGTCCAACCTCTATCTCTGCCCCTCACAGCTTCTCTCGGACTTCTGTTACACCATCCAACCAGGACATCTGCAG TTCCAGTGCAGTGTTTTCTGAGTGTTGTCATCACAGTCCAGTACAGTCTGCTGTTGTCTTGAAAAATCCTCACTGCCAGACCCCTCTGACACAAGAGGTCATTGTGACAATAATCAGTCAGGACACGTTACATGCAGCAAAGAGGAGCTCCCATGGGCAGGACTGGGGCCAGGCACTCAGGTCTCATAAGAATGGAAAGCCCACCCGCACTCTGAAATTCTCCAAGTCCCTCAACGACATGGACCAGAAGGCACAGAGCACCCGTGAGGGCTTTCACTATGTGGAGAGAACATGCTCGGAAAGCAAATTGGCCCCGACTCAAGAGCAGTGTTTAAGGATTAACAAATTTCATCTTAAAGAAAGGAAACCGCTGAATCTCAGGCCTTTTAGCAATTCTAAGCACTCCTATATCCCTTCCCTTTCCAACTACTCGAGTGcatcaggagcagcagagaacagcagcaCTGTACATATCCCCTTGCTGGAGGACAAAGTGGACCATGACACCTCAAGGAGCAAAAAACTGTTGCgttaccttttttccttctcccacacctccagcaccagcagcctgcATAAGTTTCATGAACTGGAGAGCTATTCCAGTCACTTCCAAGCTGAGAAATCCTCCAGCATGCTGGTGGAAAGCACAGACTTCTACTCTGATGATATGGGAGATGATGACGTCTTTGAGGACAGCACCTCAGTGAAATTGAAAACAAATGAGCAGCGGGCACCACTCTGTTCAGTTGAGAAGGATAGTGACCTTGACTGCCCTTCCCCCCTCTCAGAAAAATTGCCCCCTCTCTCCCCTGTGTCCACATCGGGGGATACCTGCAG GATATGTCACTGTGAAGGAGATGATGAGAGCCCTTTGATTACCCCCTGCCACTGCACGGGAAGTCTTCATTTTGTgcaccaagcctgcctgcaGCAGTGGATCAAGAGCTCAGACACACGATGCTGTGAACTCTGCAAATATGAGTTCATCATGGAGACAAAACTGAAGCCTTTGCGAAAG TGGGAAAAGCTGCAGATGACAGCCAGTGAGAGGAGGAAGATCATGTGCTCTGTAACATTCCATATCATTGCCATCACCTGCGTTGTGTGGTCTCTCTATGTCCTGATAGATAGGACTGCTGAAGAGATTAAACAGGGACAGACTACTG GGATTCTAGAGTGGCCATTTTGGACTAAGCTGGTGGTTGTGGCTATTGGTTTCACTGGAGGACTTCTGTTCATGTATGTACAATGCAAAGTGTATGTACAGCTGTGGAAGAGACTTAAGGCTTATAACCGAGTAATATATGTACAGAACTGTCCAGAAACTAGCAAAAAGAGTATTTTTGAAAAACCTGCACTAACGGAGCCAAACTTTGAAAGTAAAGAAATGCTTGGAGTTCACCACTCAGACACAAACTCCTCACATTACACGGAGCCAGAAGACTGTGCTGCAGAAATCCTTCACGTCTGA